In one window of Clavelina lepadiformis chromosome 4, kaClaLepa1.1, whole genome shotgun sequence DNA:
- the LOC143452064 gene encoding xanthine dehydrogenase/oxidase-like isoform X2 codes for MSEEHIWNRPKDFLVFYVNGKKIIEHNADPEVSLLTYLRAKLRLTGTKLGCGEGGCGACTVMVSRWSRDERRIIHISVNACLAPVVSMHECAVTTVEGIGSTKTKLHPVQERLADFHGSQCGFCTPGIVMSMYTLLRNKTVPTSHDIEMSLQGNLCRCTGYRPILSAFNTFTNKSSSKASGCPMGEKCCKNLQNGCNMNGEFAVNGKEKCEVNDEKHIGQYAPYDTTQEPIFPPELLITSQQNAPKPLKFESDRVTWYRPVTLDQLTDLKEKYPRAHLVVGNTEIGIEIWVKGQHHPVIVCPAYVDELATISTNEIGVTIGASCTLTQIYCKLEAIIKDRPTYETQPMQSVLDSLYWFAGNQIRNVAVLGGNVMTASPISDLNPILMTCESEAKFMLHSRGERTLKMDQDFFPSYRKTAAIPGEVLESITLPFTKTDEYMKFYMQSKRREDDIAIVNAAMRVKFYPGTSKVEKFVSAFGGMAATSIMPSEMMKKMQDRDWDEALLEDGIKWLAEDLPLLLSAPGGMVEYREALAASFFFKFFVHVKESLIRDGLANSCLSTEEDSTTDRLGGNHHNCLGTQTFEEVTAEQPADDPVGRPMKHISAEKQVTGEAIYLDDIPPYADELYLCLVTSTRAHAYIRGVNVDEAKTTPGFVTYVDYRDVPGSNNVGIDKQDQVFAKDKVTHVGHVIGAVVADNHAHAQRAARLVKVEYEDITPRIITIEEAIEHESYYKPISKIKQGDVEKVMAFCDHVISGECRIAGQEHFYLETQACLAVPKGEDGEMEIFASSQNPTALQLDAASALGVECNKIVVRVKRMGGGFGGKETRYNVLSNPVIVAANKCRKPVRCMLTRQEDMLLTGQRHAFLSKYKVGFNNEGKILALENDLYSNCGNSLDLSTGVMGRALFHSDNCYKIPNVSLRGFMCRTNLASNTAFRGFGGPQGLLIAEEWITRMAAVLHVAPEKVRELNMYREGDVTHFGQKLENFLARKCWYECLQRAMFDKRKAEIDIYNTNSRWRKRGISCIPTKFGISFNALHLNQAGALVHVYRDGSVLVTHGGTEMGQGLHTKMIQIASRCLGVPHSRIHLSETSTSTVPNTSPTAASVSSDINGMAVKNACEIIKERLQPLQAKHPNLTWNKIIENAYFERISLSATGFYSTPDIFSDWNKETGKVGNSKPFSYFTYGAAASEVEIDCLTGDHIVLRTDIVMDLGRSLNPGIDIGQIEGAFTQGYGMMTLEEPLYSPKGEMLTRGPGTYKIPGFGDCPKEFNVHLLRGVSNDKAIFSSKAVGEPPLFLASSVFFAIKDAIGYAREDSGLSRQFRLDSPASAERIRMSCADRFTKQHKLHSKDDDASNATPWSVQA; via the exons ATGTCAGAAGAGCACATTTGGAACAGACCGAAAGATTTCTTGGTATTCTATGTCAATGGAAAAAAG ATCATTGAACACAATGCGGATCCTGAGGTGTCTCTTTTAACTTACTTGAGAGCAAAGC TCAGATTAACCGGGACCAAGCTAGGATGCGGGGAAGGAGGTTGTGGAGCTTGCACTGTCATGGTGTCCAGATGGAGCCGTGATGAAAGAAGAATAAT TCACATTTCCGTTAATGCCTGCCTAGCACCAGTTGTATCAATGCATGAATGTGCTGTTACAACGGTAGAAGGAATAGGAAGCACAAAAACAAAGCTTCACCCAGTTCAG gAACGTCTGGCTGACTTTCATGGATCGCAATGCGGTTTCTGCACTCCTGGCATTGTTATGTCGATGTATAccttgttacgtaataaaacAGTTCCGACCTCACATGACATCGAAATGTCACTTCAAGGCAATTTATGTCGATGTACAGGCTATCGTCCGATATTGAGCG cATTTAACACGTTTACAAACAAGAGCTCGTCAAAAGCTTCAGGGTGTCCAATGGGTGAAAAATGctgcaaaaacttgcaaaatggCTGCAACA TGAACGGAGAGTTTGCTGTAAATGGAAAGGAAAAATGTGAAGTTAATGATGAAAAGCATATTGGTCAATATGCTCCATACGACACAACACAGGAACCCATATTTCCCCCAGAATTATTG atAACCAGCCAACAAAATGCTCCAAAACCTTTGAAATTTGAGAGCGATCGTGTCACGTGGTATAGACCAGTCACCTTGGACCAATTAACCGACTTAAAGGAAAAGTATCCACGAGCACATCTTGTTGTCGGCAACACTGAGATCGGAATAGAGATTTGGGTCAAAGGTCAACACCATCCTGTCATCGTTTGTCCTGCTTACGTAGACGAATTGGCGACCATATCTACCAATGAAATAG GCGTTACCATCGGCGCTTCATGTACATTAACGCAAATTTATTGCAAGCTTGAAGCAATCATAAAAGATCGGCCAACTTACGAGACCCAGCCAATGCAATCTGTTCTTGATTCGCTTTATTGGTTTGCTGGGAACCAAATACGAAATGTTGCG GTGTTAGGAGGAAACGTCATGACAGCAAGTCCCATATCTGACCTTAACCCTATTCTAATGACTTGCGAGAGCGAGGCAAAATTCATGCTTCATTCCCGAGGTGAACGAACTTTGAAAATGGATCAAGATTTTTTCCCGAGTTACAGAAAAACTGCAGCTATACCTGGAGAAGTTTTAGAGTCCATCACTCTTCCATTTACAAAAACG GATGAGTATATGAAGTTTTACATGCAATCGAAACGCCGAGAGGATGACATTGCGATTGTCAACGCTGCAATGCGTGTCAAGTTTTATCCAGGAACAAGTAAAGTGGAAAAATTTGTCTCCGCGTTTGGTGGCATGGCTGCAACATCAATCATGCCGTCTGAAatgatgaagaaaatgcaagATAG GGACTGGGATGAAGCATTGCTGGAGGATGGAATTAAATGGCTTGCTGAGGATCTTCCTCTTCTACTGAGTGCTCCTGGAGGAATGGTGGAGTACAGAGAAGCTCTCGCAGCCAGTTTTTTCTTCAAGTTCTTTGTCCATGTCAAGGAAAGTTTAATCAGAGATGGACTGGCCAAC AGCTGCTTGTCAACTGAAGAAGACTCTACGACAGATCGCCTTGGTGGTAATCATCACAATTGCTTAGGCACGCAGACATTTGAAGAG GTGACCGCAGAACAACCAGCTGATGATCCCGTCGGAAGGCCAATGAAGCATATTTCAGCTGAAAAGCAAGTGACCGGAGAAGCAATTTACTTGGATGATATTCCTCCTTATGCTG ATGAATTGTATTTGTGCTTGGTGACAAGTACAAGAGCTCATGCTTACATTCGAGGTGTTAATGTTGACGAAGCTAAAACAACACCGGGCTTTGTCACCTACGTAGATTATCGTGACGTACCTGGTTCCAATAATGTTGGAATTGACAAACAGGATCAAGTTTTTGCCAAGGACAAG GTAACCCATGTTGGTCATGTCATTGGTGCTGTGGTTGCAGATAATCACGCGCATGCGCAGAGAGCTGCTCGGTTGGTAAAAGTTGAGTATGAAGACATAACGCCAAGAATAATAACAATTGAG GAAGCAATAGAGCATGAATCTTACTACAAACCTATCAGCAAGATCAAGCAGGGAGATGTGGAAAAAGTGATGGCATTTTGCGATCACGTCATCAGTGGCGAATGCAG AATTGCTGGCCAAGAGCATTTCTACCTGGAAACGCAAGCATGTCTTGCAGTGCCAAAGGGAGAAGATGGAGAAATGGAAATATTTGCTTCTTCACAAAATCCTACTGCACTACAGCTTGAC GCTGCAAGTGCTTTAGGCGTTGAGTGCAATAAAATCGTGGTGAGAGTAAAGCGAATGGGAGGGGGCTTTGGTGGAAAAGAGACGCGATACAACGTTTTGTCCAACCCTGTCATTGTAGCCGCTAACAA ATGTAGGAAGCCCGTGAGATGTATGCTAACCAGACAGGAAGACATGCTTTTAACTGGGCAACGCCATGCCTTCCTTTCTAAATATAAG GTTGGTTTTAATAATGAAGGGAAGATTTTAGCTCTTGAAAACGATTTGTACTCAAACTGCGGAAACAGTTTGGATCTTTCCACAGGAGTGATGGGTCGCGCCTTGTTTCACTCAGACAACTGCTACAA AATACCAAATGTCAGCCTAAGAGGTTTCATGTGTCGAACCAACCTTGCGTCCAACACCGCCTTTCGTGGATTTGGTGGGCCCCAAGGCTTGCTTATCGCTGAAGAGTGGATCACAAGAATGGCGGCAGTTTTACATGTGGCCCCAGAAAAA GTTAGAGAATTAAACATGTACAGAGAAGGCGACGTTACACACTTCGGTCaaaagcttgaaaattttcttgcCAGAAAATGCTGGTATGAATGCTTGCAGCGTGCCATGTTTGACAAAAGGAAAGCAGAGATTGATATCTACAACACTAATTCAAG GTGGCGAAAACGAGGTATTTCTTGCATTCCGACAAAATTTGGCATCTCATTTAACGCACTGCATCTCAACCAGGCTGGGGCACTGGTGCATGTTTACAGAGACGGATCAGTTCTAGTTACTCATGGAGGCACAGAAATGGGACAAGGGCTGCACACAAAAATGATCCAA ATTGCAAGTCGCTGCCTGGGTGTACCACATTCAAGAATACATCTTTCTGAAACAAGCACCAGCACCGTTCCGAACACATCTCCTACAGCTGCTAGCGTTAGTTCTGATATCAACGGCATGGCCGTGAAG aaTGCTTGTGAAATAATTAAAGAACGACTTCAACCTCTTCAAGCCAAGCATCCCAATTTAACTTGGAATAAAATTATCGAAAACGCGTACTTTGAACGGATTAGCCTCTCTGCAACAGGATTCTACAG TACGCCCGATATTTTTTCCGACTGGAATAAGGAAACAGGAAAAGTCGGGAATTCAAAACCCTTCAGTTATTTTACATACGGTGCAGCGGCGTCTGAAGTTGAAATTGACTGTCTGACTGGAGATCACATCGTGCTCAGAACTGATATCGTCATGGATTTGGGAAGAAGTCTTAATCCAGGCATCGACATTGGTCAG ATCGAAGGAGCTTTTACTCAAGGGTATGGAATGATGACTTTGGAAGAACCACTTTACTCGCCAAAAGGAGAAATGCTCACAAGAGGACCAGGAACTTACAAGATTCCCGGTTTCGGGGATTGCCCTAAAGAGTTTAACGTACATTTGCTGAGAGGCGTTTCAAATGATAAAGcaatattttcatcaaaa GCTGTCGGAGAACCTCCGCTCTTCCTGGCATCATCAGTTTTTTTTGCGATAAAAGACGCGATTGGTTACGCCAGAGAAGACTCGGGATTGTCAAGGCAGTTCCGACTGGATTCTCCAGCGTCAGCAGAACGTATTAGAATGTCTTGCGCTGACCGCTTCACCAAACAG cACAAATTACATTCCAAAGATGACGACGCCTCCAACGCCACCCCATGGTCTGTTCAGGCGTAA
- the LOC143452064 gene encoding xanthine dehydrogenase/oxidase-like isoform X1, whose product MSEEHIWNRPKDFLVFYVNGKKIIEHNADPEVSLLTYLRAKLRLTGTKLGCGEGGCGACTVMVSRWSRDERRIIHISVNACLAPVVSMHECAVTTVEGIGSTKTKLHPVQERLADFHGSQCGFCTPGIVMSMYTLLRNKTVPTSHDIEMSLQGNLCRCTGYRPILSAFNTFTNKSSSKASGCPMGEKCCKNLQNGCNMNGEFAVNGKEKCEVNDEKHIGQYAPYDTTQEPIFPPELLITSQQNAPKPLKFESDRVTWYRPVTLDQLTDLKEKYPRAHLVVGNTEIGIEIWVKGQHHPVIVCPAYVDELATISTNEIGVTIGASCTLTQIYCKLEAIIKDRPTYETQPMQSVLDSLYWFAGNQIRNVAVLGGNVMTASPISDLNPILMTCESEAKFMLHSRGERTLKMDQDFFPSYRKTAAIPGEVLESITLPFTKTDEYMKFYMQSKRREDDIAIVNAAMRVKFYPGTSKVEKFVSAFGGMAATSIMPSEMMKKMQDRDWDEALLEDGIKWLAEDLPLLLSAPGGMVEYREALAASFFFKFFVHVKESLIRDGLANSCLSTEEDSTTDRLGGNHHNCLGTQTFEEVTAEQPADDPVGRPMKHISAEKQVTGEAIYLDDIPPYADELYLCLVTSTRAHAYIRGVNVDEAKTTPGFVTYVDYRDVPGSNNVGIDKQDQVFAKDKVTHVGHVIGAVVADNHAHAQRAARLVKVEYEDITPRIITIEEAIEHESYYKPISKIKQGDVEKVMAFCDHVISGECRIAGQEHFYLETQACLAVPKGEDGEMEIFASSQNPTALQLDAASALGVECNKIVVRVKRMGGGFGGKETRYNVLSNPVIVAANKCRKPVRCMLTRQEDMLLTGQRHAFLSKYKVGFNNEGKILALENDLYSNCGNSLDLSTGVMGRALFHSDNCYKIPNVSLRGFMCRTNLASNTAFRGFGGPQGLLIAEEWITRMAAVLHVAPEKVRELNMYREGDVTHFGQKLENFLARKCWYECLQRAMFDKRKAEIDIYNTNSRWRKRGISCIPTKFGISFNALHLNQAGALVHVYRDGSVLVTHGGTEMGQGLHTKMIQVSIIYKLLALHALPMNKAMKITKRTLLLQIASRCLGVPHSRIHLSETSTSTVPNTSPTAASVSSDINGMAVKNACEIIKERLQPLQAKHPNLTWNKIIENAYFERISLSATGFYSTPDIFSDWNKETGKVGNSKPFSYFTYGAAASEVEIDCLTGDHIVLRTDIVMDLGRSLNPGIDIGQIEGAFTQGYGMMTLEEPLYSPKGEMLTRGPGTYKIPGFGDCPKEFNVHLLRGVSNDKAIFSSKAVGEPPLFLASSVFFAIKDAIGYAREDSGLSRQFRLDSPASAERIRMSCADRFTKQHKLHSKDDDASNATPWSVQA is encoded by the exons ATGTCAGAAGAGCACATTTGGAACAGACCGAAAGATTTCTTGGTATTCTATGTCAATGGAAAAAAG ATCATTGAACACAATGCGGATCCTGAGGTGTCTCTTTTAACTTACTTGAGAGCAAAGC TCAGATTAACCGGGACCAAGCTAGGATGCGGGGAAGGAGGTTGTGGAGCTTGCACTGTCATGGTGTCCAGATGGAGCCGTGATGAAAGAAGAATAAT TCACATTTCCGTTAATGCCTGCCTAGCACCAGTTGTATCAATGCATGAATGTGCTGTTACAACGGTAGAAGGAATAGGAAGCACAAAAACAAAGCTTCACCCAGTTCAG gAACGTCTGGCTGACTTTCATGGATCGCAATGCGGTTTCTGCACTCCTGGCATTGTTATGTCGATGTATAccttgttacgtaataaaacAGTTCCGACCTCACATGACATCGAAATGTCACTTCAAGGCAATTTATGTCGATGTACAGGCTATCGTCCGATATTGAGCG cATTTAACACGTTTACAAACAAGAGCTCGTCAAAAGCTTCAGGGTGTCCAATGGGTGAAAAATGctgcaaaaacttgcaaaatggCTGCAACA TGAACGGAGAGTTTGCTGTAAATGGAAAGGAAAAATGTGAAGTTAATGATGAAAAGCATATTGGTCAATATGCTCCATACGACACAACACAGGAACCCATATTTCCCCCAGAATTATTG atAACCAGCCAACAAAATGCTCCAAAACCTTTGAAATTTGAGAGCGATCGTGTCACGTGGTATAGACCAGTCACCTTGGACCAATTAACCGACTTAAAGGAAAAGTATCCACGAGCACATCTTGTTGTCGGCAACACTGAGATCGGAATAGAGATTTGGGTCAAAGGTCAACACCATCCTGTCATCGTTTGTCCTGCTTACGTAGACGAATTGGCGACCATATCTACCAATGAAATAG GCGTTACCATCGGCGCTTCATGTACATTAACGCAAATTTATTGCAAGCTTGAAGCAATCATAAAAGATCGGCCAACTTACGAGACCCAGCCAATGCAATCTGTTCTTGATTCGCTTTATTGGTTTGCTGGGAACCAAATACGAAATGTTGCG GTGTTAGGAGGAAACGTCATGACAGCAAGTCCCATATCTGACCTTAACCCTATTCTAATGACTTGCGAGAGCGAGGCAAAATTCATGCTTCATTCCCGAGGTGAACGAACTTTGAAAATGGATCAAGATTTTTTCCCGAGTTACAGAAAAACTGCAGCTATACCTGGAGAAGTTTTAGAGTCCATCACTCTTCCATTTACAAAAACG GATGAGTATATGAAGTTTTACATGCAATCGAAACGCCGAGAGGATGACATTGCGATTGTCAACGCTGCAATGCGTGTCAAGTTTTATCCAGGAACAAGTAAAGTGGAAAAATTTGTCTCCGCGTTTGGTGGCATGGCTGCAACATCAATCATGCCGTCTGAAatgatgaagaaaatgcaagATAG GGACTGGGATGAAGCATTGCTGGAGGATGGAATTAAATGGCTTGCTGAGGATCTTCCTCTTCTACTGAGTGCTCCTGGAGGAATGGTGGAGTACAGAGAAGCTCTCGCAGCCAGTTTTTTCTTCAAGTTCTTTGTCCATGTCAAGGAAAGTTTAATCAGAGATGGACTGGCCAAC AGCTGCTTGTCAACTGAAGAAGACTCTACGACAGATCGCCTTGGTGGTAATCATCACAATTGCTTAGGCACGCAGACATTTGAAGAG GTGACCGCAGAACAACCAGCTGATGATCCCGTCGGAAGGCCAATGAAGCATATTTCAGCTGAAAAGCAAGTGACCGGAGAAGCAATTTACTTGGATGATATTCCTCCTTATGCTG ATGAATTGTATTTGTGCTTGGTGACAAGTACAAGAGCTCATGCTTACATTCGAGGTGTTAATGTTGACGAAGCTAAAACAACACCGGGCTTTGTCACCTACGTAGATTATCGTGACGTACCTGGTTCCAATAATGTTGGAATTGACAAACAGGATCAAGTTTTTGCCAAGGACAAG GTAACCCATGTTGGTCATGTCATTGGTGCTGTGGTTGCAGATAATCACGCGCATGCGCAGAGAGCTGCTCGGTTGGTAAAAGTTGAGTATGAAGACATAACGCCAAGAATAATAACAATTGAG GAAGCAATAGAGCATGAATCTTACTACAAACCTATCAGCAAGATCAAGCAGGGAGATGTGGAAAAAGTGATGGCATTTTGCGATCACGTCATCAGTGGCGAATGCAG AATTGCTGGCCAAGAGCATTTCTACCTGGAAACGCAAGCATGTCTTGCAGTGCCAAAGGGAGAAGATGGAGAAATGGAAATATTTGCTTCTTCACAAAATCCTACTGCACTACAGCTTGAC GCTGCAAGTGCTTTAGGCGTTGAGTGCAATAAAATCGTGGTGAGAGTAAAGCGAATGGGAGGGGGCTTTGGTGGAAAAGAGACGCGATACAACGTTTTGTCCAACCCTGTCATTGTAGCCGCTAACAA ATGTAGGAAGCCCGTGAGATGTATGCTAACCAGACAGGAAGACATGCTTTTAACTGGGCAACGCCATGCCTTCCTTTCTAAATATAAG GTTGGTTTTAATAATGAAGGGAAGATTTTAGCTCTTGAAAACGATTTGTACTCAAACTGCGGAAACAGTTTGGATCTTTCCACAGGAGTGATGGGTCGCGCCTTGTTTCACTCAGACAACTGCTACAA AATACCAAATGTCAGCCTAAGAGGTTTCATGTGTCGAACCAACCTTGCGTCCAACACCGCCTTTCGTGGATTTGGTGGGCCCCAAGGCTTGCTTATCGCTGAAGAGTGGATCACAAGAATGGCGGCAGTTTTACATGTGGCCCCAGAAAAA GTTAGAGAATTAAACATGTACAGAGAAGGCGACGTTACACACTTCGGTCaaaagcttgaaaattttcttgcCAGAAAATGCTGGTATGAATGCTTGCAGCGTGCCATGTTTGACAAAAGGAAAGCAGAGATTGATATCTACAACACTAATTCAAG GTGGCGAAAACGAGGTATTTCTTGCATTCCGACAAAATTTGGCATCTCATTTAACGCACTGCATCTCAACCAGGCTGGGGCACTGGTGCATGTTTACAGAGACGGATCAGTTCTAGTTACTCATGGAGGCACAGAAATGGGACAAGGGCTGCACACAAAAATGATCCAAGTTAGTATAATATATAAGTTATTAGCTTTGCATGCTCTGCCAATGAATAAAGcaatgaaaataacaaagagAACCTTACTTTTACAGATTGCAAGTCGCTGCCTGGGTGTACCACATTCAAGAATACATCTTTCTGAAACAAGCACCAGCACCGTTCCGAACACATCTCCTACAGCTGCTAGCGTTAGTTCTGATATCAACGGCATGGCCGTGAAG aaTGCTTGTGAAATAATTAAAGAACGACTTCAACCTCTTCAAGCCAAGCATCCCAATTTAACTTGGAATAAAATTATCGAAAACGCGTACTTTGAACGGATTAGCCTCTCTGCAACAGGATTCTACAG TACGCCCGATATTTTTTCCGACTGGAATAAGGAAACAGGAAAAGTCGGGAATTCAAAACCCTTCAGTTATTTTACATACGGTGCAGCGGCGTCTGAAGTTGAAATTGACTGTCTGACTGGAGATCACATCGTGCTCAGAACTGATATCGTCATGGATTTGGGAAGAAGTCTTAATCCAGGCATCGACATTGGTCAG ATCGAAGGAGCTTTTACTCAAGGGTATGGAATGATGACTTTGGAAGAACCACTTTACTCGCCAAAAGGAGAAATGCTCACAAGAGGACCAGGAACTTACAAGATTCCCGGTTTCGGGGATTGCCCTAAAGAGTTTAACGTACATTTGCTGAGAGGCGTTTCAAATGATAAAGcaatattttcatcaaaa GCTGTCGGAGAACCTCCGCTCTTCCTGGCATCATCAGTTTTTTTTGCGATAAAAGACGCGATTGGTTACGCCAGAGAAGACTCGGGATTGTCAAGGCAGTTCCGACTGGATTCTCCAGCGTCAGCAGAACGTATTAGAATGTCTTGCGCTGACCGCTTCACCAAACAG cACAAATTACATTCCAAAGATGACGACGCCTCCAACGCCACCCCATGGTCTGTTCAGGCGTAA